DNA sequence from the Helicoverpa armigera isolate CAAS_96S chromosome 30, ASM3070526v1, whole genome shotgun sequence genome:
AAGAGTGACTTTAATATACTCCATTGAGTAAGCACtaaactaaagataaacaaatcttgataaaccattttatttcaaaactcagtttaaaaataaaattttatgtacatgcaataaaaaacaataacttaatcaattaaaatctatacaagtatataaagaaaaaaatcatgttagttacactacttataactcaaaaatggctggaccgattaagctgaaaattagttGTGACGTAGCTTAGAAGTTAGAGAAGTACATAGGAtaatttttgtcaccatccgacTACGGGAAGTAGTAATATcgagacacgggtgaaaccgcgagcggaagctagtattattatataaaaaaatggtttatttagTATATATTGCTGGGATTTTCAGTCGTCGCCGCTTGAGTCTTCGCTGTCGGCTTCCTCGATGTTCGTGAAGAAGGAAGTCAAAGCCTTTAGCATCACACCTGGAAAACAAAACGATATTAACAtctctataataataatggacgtcctagccgattgtcggtcacggcgactgttctcatatgaggagatcagccaactgcgcaggacatattatagtgcacgcacatttgcttggacacaggtgcattcagtattccttcactctcatagcgcgatgggacgacaatccgacaccaccggagagagatcacaagcacgaTCGACattaagggtccgttcagaccgACAGGctcctaatttaaataaataaattaaaataccttttCCTTCCGGTTCCTTCTCCGACTCTTCCCATGCGATAAACCCGTCTAATGATATAATATATTGTTCGTGCAGATATTGGAATATCTCTAATGTTAATCCTGTaacaaataatacatattaatctatactaatattataaatctgaagagtttgtttgtttgtttgaacgcgctaatctccggaactactggtccgatttgaacaatcaTTTcggtgttaaatagcccatttatcgaggaaggctataggctactttttatccgggttcgtgcagaggttcccacgggatgtgggtgaaaccgctggcagaagctagtacagtACAAAGAGGCTGGTTTGtttctaattttgtatgtactttctaagtatatcttagacacaaatgactgtttcggatggcacgttaaactgtaggtcccggctgtcattgaacattcttggcaggcGTTAAGGgcaatcagaagccagtaagtctgacaaccagtcaacAAAATTCAaacatgttattgttatttgtatcttcgttgttatttgtatgtcaaagaaaattaaaaatatgtgtccATTATGTTATCTTAAcaacggactaattactttttttcattcGTCGAGCCTGTTATAATATGGTTTTAGTTCagaaagaaatatatatttttttataaagatgaAGTCAAGTGAATTCAAAGTAGGctaaaaatcagcactttttgatgaaggtcaaatttacaaaagacccCAAAaaccacttcctatatgtttttgctggaaCGAACTCctcagcaacacaattctgtctgtatggtttaaAGAACcgttaatttacaaaatattatatacaaaattataaaataatattattttaaacataccTTGAGGATGTTCCAACCTATGTATAAGATGTTGTATGCCAAACAGACAGCTAGCTTCCCTCGCCTGCTTGCTTTCACCAAACTCGTTGATAAGGCTTGCATACTTAGTCATGCGCTCCTGGTTAAACTGTGGGCCTTCGCCCTCGGCCCCGGAGAGGGCATACTCGCATATAGCTTGGATTAGGGCTCGGATAAACCAGTCCTCGTTGGCTGTGTTGCCGAATTTAtcctagaaaaaaatattaaatattctattatttacTTCACATACTTTATGCATTCTTAAACATGTTTACCTGATGAAGTTATCGCTAGagtaaaataattgtaaacagtaactaaatatttagattttttatatttttaatagctttaaaatgagttgagtaatcaaaaataaaaattacccaagttctgtatttacatatggactcgttaatgttacaaattttatcaatgtacgttgataagtaatacagatatttttgttggaagattatttttttttttcaccctCAAAAACACGACATTGTTggccaaaaaattgtttgagacaagccaatttGGGCTGTCAGCGCCTTAAAGAGAAAATAGGGATTAAAAGTAGGCCCAGTAACATAGTAGGTATACAGCCATCAAGTGAGTTCTaagaaacagatttttttttaattctcaaataGAAAACCTTCCATTGCCAATGTCTATCTaacttatttgaaaacaaaatttttaaaaaatatttattaatattagtatttttttttattttgtgactattCTGATTTAGATGCAGAAAGTGTTGAATTAGTTCTAATATGTAATCGTACTGActgttacagtatttattttttatatttcaaataatttcctGTGTCTCTTGACTTGTCACtcaataaaattgtatcttCACAAGAACAtcgtattttcaattaaaactattttacaacAGAAAGATGTCTTACCTGAATCCATCCTTTGATGCATTGGCAGTCCTCATCAGATTTCATTAACTGTATGAGTTTGCTCTGAGTTTCAGCTGGCGATAAGATTTCCTTCGTATCCTCGCTGACCTTGGAGTCTCCTTCCAAGAATTGGAACTTATTGTCTTCCAACCATGTTGACACCTGAATTTTGAAATCcagatatattattatgatgatgatgatcggccacggcggctcttctcatataaggagatcagccagctgcgcaggacatattatagtgcacgaggtgcagacacaggtgcactcactattccttcactctcatagcgcgatgggacgacaagcCGActccaccggagagagatcacgaGCACCACCgacatttacaaattattatatcattaaatataataaataggaaacattattattgtatCCCAAaagactccaaaactactgaacagatttgaaaaattctttcactgttggaaagctacactcttcccgagtaacataggctatattttatcccgatacaggcagtagttcccacaggacgcgggtaaaaGGCTATTCCCAAATATTTgaagacacttacaaggttttcATCCATCCATTGCTTCACTTGAAGACCAGACTCTTGCCATTTACTGGTAACGAAAGAAGGTCCCATACTTTCCTTCAAATCCCTTACAATGGCTTTCAAGAACAGATGTCCATGGTTCGCTGCAATTATGCTTTCAGAGACTTTGAATAGCTGGCCAAATGTGATATGCTGgaaatggaaaatattatttattaatattatatcaaaTGTCTTCAATAGATATTCAATCTTATAACAATAGTGGAAAGTTAATgtttgattggtaaaatttgcCAGATTCGAGTAGGCTGTACATATCATAATTtgctgagccttttcccaactatgttggggtcggcttccagtctaaccggatgcagctgagtaccagtgtgccacaaggagcaactgcctagtaggctgaaaatcagcacattttgaacgtcaaatttacaaaagacagcccccaaaacgcccgcccttcaccacttcctatgtgtttttgctgggaagaagaagtggtggaacaaagtGATGATGATAGTTTTATACAtccctttttttaacgacgtcaaaaatcatcaaatgcccttctcccgctgtgggttacgcgcggtgagggagtgtcagactcttactgactaaacaccgtcgtgttccgtcgtaggccttttctgtgccgcggtatctctttcgaaatgaaaaaaaattatacataccTTATTTTCAATATGAGGTGCAATAATTTTTCCCAAATTATCGTATAACATGGGTATATCAATATACAGGTCTGGAGCGAATTCTAGCATATCTTTGATGCCTGATACGAAATTGTCGGCAGATATTGTGTTCGATGTCACTAAGTTGAGCAGTgcctttgagatgaggccgatttCTTTAGCTGGTCTGAAATAAACGAAAAAAGGGATTAAGTATAGGTGGTTATAGATAAGCATAATATATGATACTATTGGTACGTAGCGGCCCGCGGTACGTGGTTAGTGCTAGGTGCTTCGCTACGTATAAAGtccaccattttgttacaaaaattgtgaaaaatgaacaattgtttttgtagtggacagaaataaatataatgttatgtatgaaatgtttgcaataatttgaaaaaactaTTATACAAGTACAGTTTTGAAGTTGTACAGAAGAATATGAATATTGAAACATCAAATTTTTTACAATAGATAagacagccttacttataaaaatcatctAATCATTTTCTAGGCatcattttaactaattactacttaaagccttaagtagtgattaaatattattaaataagatccctactaatattagggtataatttaggcggtcaccaaaaatatttttaagactctaagctgaggcaccaaataaaataaataactccaaaaaaaataaattgactttattaaaagggcactaaagtatataatgttatgatccaaaaaaaacaaaataacatcagaaaaatcgcaaatctcgcacaaatattattttgggttcccaaaatggattaatggtcaccaaattctatccaactaaaagattaatattactaccaaaaatcaaagttagtgacgaaaacgaaccgctgcaaaaccgactccacgtagtcctgtctgccctacccctagagtgcaattcaaaaccgcgtaggcgcggaggggcgaggcggcctgcgagctgaggcgcaggtagtttgagggctcgccgctgcggctgaggctggccggcggaagccgaagctgcggtggtgagcgtgaaaaccatctgcgacgataagctcgcatgggaccgccggagccccgcagcgccggagtcgtgacagaagccatgcttgctgcatgttgcgtgcttacattttaaacgcactgagttacacacaaattcatttaacaatatataagcgacgtacgtttgggaaccctagtatattaattggtatttgggaaatattctagcgatcgttagcttttttagtctaacaaaaatgaccaaattaggagccatggtattacataattggtaacatctaagtagtgacaatatataatatttggtctaaagtgtattttaaaggcgtccatatatttttttagtagtcaataatacgaaaaaatggttttatctaataatatttttggaaacgttatttggtgaccatttatccattttggtaaccgtttagaatttttttggtagtaaaataggtacttttttgggtggtgtttaaacacaagccctaatattatattatgtctgtctgttacgctttcacgtctaaaccactgaactgattttaatgaaatttggtacagagatagagttgaccttgagaaagaacataggatagtttttaccccagacttttgaagaattgaattttgaagaagCTAGTAGAATAGTAATAGTTAACTTACTTCTAGCTAGCTAATAGAAGTAGAATAGTACATAGTTAACTTACTTCTCCACAGCAATATTAAGTATCTCCCCGACCACAGCAGCATGATACTTCACCGGGTACAACTCCTTGACATCGGCTGCCATCTCCTCATGGTCCGAGTTAATGATGCACTGGTCCAGCATGGACTTGACTGCCTTGCTCTTGTCTTCGGGGAGAGGTTCCTGGGTGATGGGGGCTGGAGCTGGTGGGGCAGCTCGGGTGGTGGAGTTTGAACGGCTGTTGCTTTCTGTTGTGTCTGGGTAGATAGATAAATTTGTAATATAATAGgtgtgatgacttgcgcaaggcggctggcaggagctggatgcgagaagccgaaaatcgatctcagtggcgtgcacttgtagaggcctatgtccagcagtggactgcgataagctggtgatgatgatgataacaggGTTAAAATATAGTGACTCTATTGAAGgagtttcgttttatttatttaattcttcgtAGCTGATGATTAGATGGCGCTGACCTAGGTACGTGAATGCAAGGAACGGAACGTCATATCAACGTCATGTAATTTTCAATGTCACATTCTTGGGGAACAAATAATATGTGTCGCATACTTTAtaacaataggctagtttcctaaaaaataataattagtccgtcttgtagattgtccaaaattaagcgatacgtattttttcttttttaaattggatcagtacttgttaagatatagcatgttaaagttgagtgtgacgtcacaagttgctacaattttcaggacactgtgacgtaaaaggcccccactcctaatttttgaagtgtattatctttgtcattttatgtttaattaaaaaaagaaaaaataggtacgtatccaatattttttgattatctaaaaagcggactaaatattatttcattatttcgaccctggacactatcCTATTggcaaaaatattgaatatgtattttttattttaacaaaacaatcaaTATTTACTCATTATATAATGTCACAACACAATGCCTATAAAATTTGTACTCAAAAGTGACGTAACAGAAAATTTTATCGTGTTTGTAACtccgttgttatttgtttgtgggAGAAAAGATAGAAGAAAATACTATCAACGTGTCCATTactttagggttatctaaaagacggactaattacttttgttCATTTTTTTCATGCCTGTTGCAATTTAATTGCccgtcaaataaatattaataagcaGTAATTGagtcaaatattaatttgtgaaCTTACTTGAGTCTCTGGAGCTGAATGTAGACCTTTCTATCGACGCTCCCTTAGAGTATTTAGGTGTCAAGTCCTTGTTTtctgaaaacaacaaaatacaatatttagaAGGAGGAGaaactatactccatttgagtaggcacttaactaaaagtaactttttacacaaatacatcataaacaaataaactgttGATTAAAAATAGCTGCGCAGGCAGGACATATAGTTcacacatgtatgtatgtatgtacaaaatgtttatattatatgAAACAGCTGTATTTACCAACATCTGCAGCATTTCGATTTTGTAATTCGAGTCAATGTTTAACCCACCTTGAACTATCCAATAGAATCCTTATAATGCTACCTCCATTAAAAATTAGAACGGGACAAAACGCTGAAAAGGCACCTCCTCTAtcctcatctgcctagcctttttccaaccaTATTggtgtcagataggcagtctctccttgtggcacactggtactcagctacatccggttagactggaagccgaccccaacataattgggaagagatccgggagatgatgatgtaacTGACCTCTAAGAGTAGCGGGATCAGCCTGCACGTTCTCCAGCACGCTGTACATGTTCTTGCTGATGCTGATCATGGAGTTGGAGCTGGGAGACGCACTCTTCGCGCTGGAGCCGAAGTTCCACGCCGACATGTGGGGGGCTAGCTTTATGTTCGTTAAGTTCTGAAAGCAAAGATTGATGGTGTAAGAATTATAATCTTATGATGATCAAAGTAAAaggcaattgtttttatttcatatagacctattacaggtgcttaagaaatgtcaagctagttgcgAAGTTCCCAAAAGTTAGTcgcatggagaagagccggcaagaaactccaaaaCGACAttgaaaaaagtcgtggtggcctagtgggcaaagagccaacctctcgagtgtAAGAGCGTGGGTTTGATCCCAGgccaggcaagtatcaatgcaacttttctaagtttgtatgtactttctaagtataatcttagacaccaatgactgtgtttcggatggcacgttaaactgtaggccccggctgtcattgaacatccttggcagtcattacgggtagtcagaagctagtaagtctggcAATAACtaggttgtccgggtaactgggttgaggacatcagatagggcagtcgctccttgtggcacactggtacacagctacatccggttagactggaagccgaccccaacatagttgggaaaaggctcgggagataataACATACCTTTTGTCCTACAGCCTTCAATTTATTAGTATCGACAGGATAGTTGGTAGTCCTGGGCGACTTCCATGCGTTGTCGTTGAAGGCAGCGTTGGTGTTCTTGCGGCGGCTGTCTGAACGCTTGCCTCGGCCGCCGTCGTCGCGACGGAACCCGCCGCCCGGACTCGCGTTCATTAACTGGAAATGTGAAGTAGATTATTTATACAAGacagaaattataaaaacttgTACTATAATAGACCAGGGTCGCTACTTtcttacatttttgaaaaaaaaaaaaaaacaatacaatgtcAATCATCAATCATATTTCCCATCTTTTGTAATAAACCCATTATTACAAAAGATGggaaatatgataaaaattgaaggaaaaataaattacggattaattatacattattagctaattattatattatgaggAGGGATGAATCTTTAAGAGTAATAAATGGTTTCTCTTGATTTCCGGCAAAACTACGAGTCCTATGGAAAAAATTAAATGGCAAagttgtaggtaataaaaagaGAACtttatataaagattttttttatataacctcaaaatgttggtgaaaaattgaaattagtttttggataatttatttttatcttaaaaaaaaatctctgaaATTTGGTAAACATTCCAAATAtactgtaatttattattacaaatgtaCCTCTATATGCCGCTGCTGCTGTTCAGCCTCTTTCTGTATCTGGTCCATGGTCTTCGGCTGCGAGTCGATCACGCTCTTCGCCACCCAGCGGCGCTTCCTCAGCTCAATCACATCTTGTATCATGAACCTGGGTgaacaaatataatattgttacagCTTAGGTCTGTATAAAgaactaaattgatttattgaaaGTATAAGTAATTGATAAAGTTAAAAACCATACAAGAGCGCATTGGGCCAAACTTATGGATCAAAAGCAAGGGGGgtacaatttaaaaatttgGGAGCGATTATTtccgaaaatattaataatattaaataaaaaaatatgctgtaACCCCCTATTCACTTTTAAATACacactattcaaaaatatatcacaGAACATAATAGGTTTGGAACGCAAAATATTatatccaaataaaatattattcttttaactttttattttacccCTTTGTGGGTTGATCAAAATACAGAGGTACATATTGGTACCAAATTTCTCAATATTCAGCTCTCGTGTATTAACGGTCACTGAGATTAACCGCGGACGGACTTACAAACAGAGATAGCGAAACTATAAAGGTGCCCAGTTTACTACGGAGCCATAAAAAGAAGTAATTTTCTTATATACTGGTAATAAAATTGCGCTCAGAAACTAAGTTTTAATTGCTGGATtgaattaactttttattattttcaaattcactACTCATTTAGAACTATTCACTACTTAACACTTTTGTCCAATTACCCTTTTAACTGATATCTTAAAACTATTACATACctaatttatacaataaaagTTTAGAAAACTTACCTCACCCTGCTGCTAATCTTATTACTCTTTTTATCAACAATTTCCTGCATTTTCTTAAACACATTATCGAGTTGTCCTTTCACCTCGTTCTCGACCTGCTCTCCGATAGTCGTGAGGAGTTTACAAAGACATTCCAGTTTCTCTTCCTCGACCTTATCTATGAGGTACTTCATACAGTAGAGCATGATTTTAGAtgtcaacatttttaatttgtacaGTTCAcctgtaaaaaattaaatagcaatgtaatttcaatagtattcacataaaaaaaaatagttaaaaaaaatctaaaataaacacgctagtcatgaattgtcatcagaactcagagcgtgtgcaaaatttcatcctaatcgaagaccgggaagtgggtcaaattaagattccaagattttcttacatacatagttacaagtgaagctaatataagcgtgttaaggATATAAATTGGCACGGTAAAAATCCTGAActttaaaactagttaaaatatattttttttaacgtcgCATTAGCTAAATACTGTAAGTGAAGAAACTGATTTATTGAAAGGCCAAGCACAAGTAGTTTGActgttcaattttataattaagaattaatcaatttttattacgGAAAGTTATCTATTGTGTTATCTATCTATGAATTAGTTATAATAAAGTCatgcaaaatataaatgtttcgCTAATTCGCTGATGCAGGTGGGTAAATTATTAAGCATACTGATTAAAACCcccgaaaaaaataattgctacCGACTTCACCGAATTTCCGAGAAATcgattaacaaacaaaaaataaatagagacGACTTGAGAACATCCTGCTTTTGTTAAAGTCGGCTAACAAATACAACCATGGTTAAAGTAATATGCAGAAGGTGGACTTACCAATGAATCTGACATTGCCGACAGATCTCATCCTCACTCGCCTGTTCTCTTCATCGATCATCAGAGCAAGCTCCTTCTTCTTGGTCTGTaacatatattaatattatcatgtTTACTTTCTATGTAAAGCACTTAGTatagaacaaaatataatttaatttaacacgACCACATTTTATCATTCGGTAGGCATTcaccctactaatattataaatgtgaaagtttgtgagagtGTATGgatgtgtgtttgttattatttcacgcaaaaacagcTGGATCGATCAGGTAACacattggctactttttatcaacacacaacgatggtgaagccgcgggcggaagctagtaggtttgtatattttatcctggtacgggcagtagttttcACAGGAGGCGGATGAAACCGAGAGAAAATCGggaaagagtgtagctatccaaaacagtgaaatatacatattttcaaaccGGCTCAGTAATTTCCAAGCCGTTACAaagagacaaaaaaaaatgtttcctttttattgcATAAGTATAGACAAGCTTTTTCTTGCCATCATTAACGACTACTGTGAACAACTTCGCGCATCTGGATAAATATAGACAATATAAGTATAAACCATATTAACTTACAGGATCAGTACAAGCCGCCAATTCACTTTCTAACTTCGCAATCTGCTCATCCACTTCGTGTGTCTCGAATTGTTTCTGACACTTAGTGATAATGAGAGCGCGGAAATTAACACATTGGTCGGGTGTACTCGGGTTATCCGCAGggacctgaaaaaataaaaagtaatttattcaaagtaggctgaaaatcaggaCTTTTAGAAGGTCAAGTTCGctaaagacagcccccaaaacgcccattCTTTACCACTTCCTGTGTTattgctggaaagaagaagtggcgcaacaaactccccagcaacacatttgaatatacatatttacagatTAGCATATCAATAGCATCTAATAGCAtcagtggatgggtgaccatcttgtcataatgagttcttcagagtttcggaaagcacgataaactgttggtgccggctgtcatttgaacagctttggcagtcgttattcGGGGGAGggtgctcgggtaactgggcttaggaggtcagataggcagacacTCCTTGTAAAATTAGCACCATAGAAGTAATGTcgaattcctatctctagtaagcaaatcaacagatagatacaatattgggGATCGTAATAATACCACAGGTTTTTACATTCCTGTCGGGATAGCGGGATTTTTCGCGAGAGTTACCGCGGTGCTGGTACATGgcgggcttaagaaggaacatggtgagtttactcagtaagagtctgacactcccgagcgctgcacccacagcgggagccgtcatttaataatttgcctacaaaaaaaaagttcttaGTTCTTACCTTCAACACCGACAACTTATTACACATAGCAGCATAAGCCTCAGAAAAGTTCGGCTCATCGATAGCCTTCTCGAACACCAGATCTATGACTCCTTCTAGCCGCTTCTGATTATTGATCTCCAAGGTTTTGACTCGTTCTAGAAGAGTGTCAAACTTCTGTGGGGTTAGCTTGTTCAGTATGCCTCGGAATTTCTTGTAGAGCTcctgtaaatataaaattgtggaTGTAAGAATATGAAAAAGAGTTAATTCCGTCGTATTATAGAGGTCAAAAGGGAGTCAAAGCAAGATAACAAAATCCGCAAATTGATAAATTCCCTAGGAAAGTTATATGCCTTCGAAGTTTCGTAGGATTCTAAATGGGGGataaactgatttatttttgttgtatttaaattttatttatctccTTTTTTAGCCTCTTTTCGGACATGACAGTATTTTCTTTGCGTGTCCGTTTGCCAGGTGCAAACAAAGcattagatatttaaaaaacctgttaaatacaatataatattaaactgaAATTGTGTCACACGTGGACTATTCAAattaggtttttattttctgtatatGGTGCCTATGTTTGCGGCTATATACCAATAATCACGGTCATATTAGAAACTttaggtttttattattttccggtggCAGGTATATCTCACCTGAGTCCTAGCCTCTTCCTCATCAGCCGTCTCCTTGCGGAACCTGGTGGGTTTCCATGCAGAATCCACCTTGTTCAGCTTGACTTCCTCCCTCAGAGACTGCTcccatgatgatgatgatgatagaggTATGATATCTCACCTGAGTCCTAGCCTCTTCCTCATCGGCAGTTTCCTTGCGGAACCTGGTGGGTTTCCATGCGGAGTCCACGTCGTTCAGCTTGACTTCCTCACTCAGAGACTGCTCACATGATGATGATAGAGGTATGATATCTCACCTGAGTCCTAGCCTCTTCCCCATCGGCAGTCTCCTTGCGGAACCTGGTGGGTTTCCATGAGCAGTCCACCTCGTTCAGCTTGACTTCCTCTCTCAGGGTCTGCtcacatgatgatgatgatgatagaggTATGATATCTCACCTGAGTCCTAGCCTCTTCCTCATCAGCCGTCTCCTTGCGGAACCTGGTGGGTTTCCATGCGGAATCCACCTCGTTCAGCTT
Encoded proteins:
- the LOC110380545 gene encoding eukaryotic translation initiation factor 4 gamma 3 isoform X3 → MCNKLSVLKVPADNPSTPDQCVNFRALIITKCQKQFETHEVDEQIAKLESELAACTDPTKKKELALMIDEENRRVRMRSVGNVRFIGELYKLKMLTSKIMLYCMKYLIDKVEEEKLECLCKLLTTIGEQVENEVKGQLDNVFKKMQEIVDKKSNKISSRVRFMIQDVIELRKRRWVAKSVIDSQPKTMDQIQKEAEQQQRHIELMNASPGGGFRRDDGGRGKRSDSRRKNTNAAFNDNAWKSPRTTNYPVDTNKLKAVGQKNLTNIKLAPHMSAWNFGSSAKSASPSSNSMISISKNMYSVLENVQADPATLRENKDLTPKYSKGASIERSTFSSRDSNTTESNSRSNSTTRAAPPAPAPITQEPLPEDKSKAVKSMLDQCIINSDHEEMAADVKELYPVKYHAAVVGEILNIAVEKPAKEIGLISKALLNLVTSNTISADNFVSGIKDMLEFAPDLYIDIPMLYDNLGKIIAPHIENKHITFGQLFKVSESIIAANHGHLFLKAIVRDLKESMGPSFVTSKWQESGLQVKQWMDENLVSTWLEDNKFQFLEGDSKVSEDTKEILSPAETQSKLIQLMKSDEDCQCIKGWIQDKFGNTANEDWFIRALIQAICEYALSGAEGEGPQFNQERMTKYASLINEFGESKQAREASCLFGIQHLIHRLEHPQGLTLEIFQYLHEQYIISLDGFIAWEESEKEPEGKGVMLKALTSFFTNIEEADSEDSSGDD